The Fontisubflavum oceani genomic interval CCAAGCCACCGTCGTTGCCCACACCGAGGGCAAACTATACTCCGTTCTTGATCGGCTTCGCCGCCTCGATCTGCTGGATTACTTCTCTCGAGTATACTGCCGAGAACGCACCTTAAGCTCACATGTAAAAGCTGAAGTTGGAAACAGGTGGTTGGATAGTTTTCCGATGCAAAAGGTTGTCGAACTTTCGCAGCATCAACGCAAACCAAACCCTGAGGTACTAGCTGAAATTTGCGCGAACGAGCAAGCGAGGCCAGAACAGTGTTTATACATTGGTGATAGCATTGCGCGGGACGTAATGATGGCGAAGAACACTGGAGTTTGCGCAGCATGGGCAAAATATGGCACGCAGCACTCGGAGGAGGACTACGCAGCCCTTGTCAGAGTAAGTCACTGGACCTCCGAGGATGTGGAAAGGGAGATCAAGCTTAAGGAACAGGCTGCCGGAGTTGCCCCAGACATAATCTTGGAAAACTCATTTTCCGAGGTCCTTCAGAAAATCGAGAGAAAGAACTGACGTCAGAAGCGCGCTGGGGCAAAATCCTGTTCTTACAGTTCTGGTTCAAGCGTA includes:
- a CDS encoding HAD family hydrolase; protein product: MTKLVICDLDNTLYDWVGYFVPSFYAMVEKAVAILECDREELLDDLRCVHQLHHDSEHPFALLETNIVKMRFPNATRRELARVFDDAFHAFNIERKRSLRLYDGVQEGLDSLRKRQATVVAHTEGKLYSVLDRLRRLDLLDYFSRVYCRERTLSSHVKAEVGNRWLDSFPMQKVVELSQHQRKPNPEVLAEICANEQARPEQCLYIGDSIARDVMMAKNTGVCAAWAKYGTQHSEEDYAALVRVSHWTSEDVEREIKLKEQAAGVAPDIILENSFSEVLQKIERKN